Proteins encoded by one window of Simiduia curdlanivorans:
- a CDS encoding D-hexose-6-phosphate mutarotase, with the protein MQLPKGVNRGTSTYGLEYLDIEHPKARARIFLQGAQVTEFQATNQPPLLWLSPEEDFRPAKAIRGGVPICWPWFGAHAANAAAPAHGFARTSLWHLEGVISRDEGVTLTLSLPVAARPDWPHSAQLTLTVSISDHLGLALTTHNLGDTDLVLSQALHSYFDVQDITQVQITGLRGCRYDDQLLGEAGRGLLCAEGPLNVAGEVDRIVYPRQPIGVTTPTYDLALTTQGSASAVIWNPWLDKSARLSHFPADGYKSMLCVETANCGADARVIGAGASHSLAVEYRQLSTGKN; encoded by the coding sequence ATGCAGCTTCCGAAAGGTGTCAACCGTGGCACCTCTACCTATGGGTTAGAGTACCTTGATATCGAGCATCCCAAGGCGCGCGCTCGTATTTTTTTACAAGGCGCTCAGGTCACTGAGTTTCAAGCCACGAACCAACCGCCCTTGTTGTGGCTCAGCCCAGAAGAAGATTTTCGCCCAGCAAAGGCCATACGTGGAGGTGTTCCAATTTGTTGGCCTTGGTTTGGTGCCCATGCAGCAAACGCAGCAGCGCCCGCACACGGTTTTGCTCGCACGAGTTTGTGGCATCTAGAAGGCGTCATCAGTCGTGATGAGGGTGTGACCCTAACGCTTTCTTTGCCGGTAGCGGCTAGACCCGATTGGCCCCATTCTGCGCAATTAACCCTGACCGTTAGCATCTCTGATCACCTAGGTTTAGCGCTCACAACCCATAACCTAGGCGACACTGACCTAGTCTTGAGCCAAGCGCTGCACAGCTATTTCGATGTGCAGGATATTACGCAGGTGCAGATTACTGGCTTGCGCGGCTGTCGCTACGATGATCAATTGTTGGGCGAAGCTGGGCGAGGCTTGTTGTGTGCGGAGGGCCCGTTAAACGTGGCGGGGGAAGTGGATAGAATCGTTTACCCGCGTCAGCCTATTGGAGTGACAACGCCAACTTATGACCTAGCCCTAACCACTCAGGGCAGCGCCAGTGCGGTGATTTGGAACCCCTGGTTGGATAAATCGGCTCGCTTGAGTCATTTTCCGGCCGATGGCTATAAGTCCATGCTGTGTGTTGAAACCGCTAACTGTGGCGCCGACGCAAGAGTGATTGGCGCCGGCGCTTCACATAGCTTAGCGGTTGAATATCGACAGTTAAGCACTGGTAAAAACTGA
- a CDS encoding tetratricopeptide repeat protein — MINETNTSPESIVEVTMANAQAALIEASVERPVLALFWSQRSDVCIALKQLLEAIAQEKAGKFLLANVNTDELAGIASQLGVQSLPTLMVLQQGQPVDGLAGDQTEANVRALLDKFLPPQWQEDLSAAEKLLATDDINDQAKAIALLKDAWAESKQCSLAVLLADIYLNAGRLDDCEAQLKAVPIQDRQSAWLQVEAKLQLKREAGKAPEILALEQALAATPDDLAIVQQLAVALAQDKHHQEALELLFPVLKKNLGAADGAVRKTFQDILASLGKGDPLAVKFQRQLYALIY; from the coding sequence GTGATAAACGAAACCAATACATCACCTGAATCTATTGTCGAAGTGACAATGGCAAACGCCCAAGCGGCGTTAATCGAAGCCTCTGTTGAGCGGCCAGTATTGGCGCTTTTTTGGTCGCAACGCAGCGATGTTTGTATAGCTTTAAAGCAGCTGCTGGAAGCGATAGCGCAGGAGAAGGCCGGAAAATTTCTATTGGCCAATGTTAACACCGATGAGCTGGCTGGTATCGCCAGCCAACTGGGCGTGCAAAGTTTGCCCACGTTAATGGTGCTGCAACAAGGTCAACCGGTGGATGGCTTGGCGGGTGATCAAACGGAGGCCAATGTGCGGGCGCTGCTCGATAAATTTTTACCGCCACAATGGCAAGAAGATTTGTCTGCGGCGGAAAAGCTATTGGCGACCGATGATATTAATGATCAAGCCAAAGCGATAGCGCTGCTTAAAGATGCCTGGGCCGAGAGCAAGCAATGCAGCCTAGCAGTGTTGCTAGCAGATATTTATTTAAATGCCGGTCGTTTGGATGACTGCGAGGCGCAATTAAAGGCTGTACCCATACAAGATCGGCAGTCGGCCTGGCTACAGGTGGAGGCTAAATTGCAATTAAAGCGCGAGGCTGGCAAGGCACCTGAAATTCTTGCCCTAGAGCAAGCGCTGGCCGCAACGCCCGATGATCTCGCGATTGTTCAACAATTGGCCGTAGCCTTGGCTCAAGATAAGCATCACCAAGAAGCCTTGGAGCTGTTGTTTCCTGTGTTGAAGAAAAACCTCGGCGCCGCCGATGGCGCCGTGCGTAAAACCTTTCAGGATATTTTGGCTTCCTTGGGCAAGGGCGATCCCTTGGCTGTTAAATTTCAGCGCCAGCTTTACGCGTTGATCTATTAG
- a CDS encoding phosphoserine transaminase → MRPELKPSNPNFSSGPCSKRPGYSLDQLHIETLGRSHRSALGKEVLAKACAQTAELLGLPEGYRVGIVPASDTGAVEMALWSMLGPRPVEVLYWESFGQGWMSDITKQLKLKEVSSRSADYGQLPDLSAINFNNDIVFTWNGTTSGVKLPNGDWIADDRKGLTICDATSAVFAMEMPWEKLDVVTFSWQKVLGGEGAHGMLILSPRAVERLETYVPAWPLPKIFRMTSGGKLNEGIFRGETINTPSMLCVADYLDALAWLASIGGLPAAIKRSEANLQAISDFVSKNNWIHFLAEDELLRSNTSVCLTLDATPDQVKKMAKLLEAESVAYDIGAYRDAPAGLRIWCGATVESSDVAALMPWLDWAYKEVVGA, encoded by the coding sequence ATGCGACCAGAACTGAAACCTAGTAACCCCAATTTTTCTTCAGGCCCTTGTAGCAAGCGCCCTGGCTATAGCCTTGATCAACTGCACATTGAGACCTTGGGGCGCTCGCATCGGTCCGCATTGGGTAAAGAGGTCCTCGCCAAGGCCTGTGCGCAAACGGCGGAATTGCTCGGTTTACCCGAAGGCTATCGGGTTGGCATAGTGCCAGCCTCTGACACTGGCGCTGTAGAGATGGCTTTGTGGTCTATGCTCGGGCCGCGCCCTGTGGAAGTGCTGTATTGGGAGTCCTTCGGGCAAGGTTGGATGAGTGATATCACCAAACAGCTAAAGCTAAAGGAAGTGTCTAGCCGCTCCGCTGACTATGGTCAATTACCGGATCTATCGGCGATTAATTTTAATAATGACATCGTTTTCACTTGGAACGGTACCACCTCGGGTGTGAAGTTGCCCAACGGTGACTGGATTGCCGACGATCGCAAAGGCCTTACGATTTGCGACGCAACCTCCGCCGTTTTTGCTATGGAAATGCCGTGGGAAAAACTCGATGTCGTGACCTTTAGCTGGCAAAAAGTATTGGGTGGCGAAGGTGCGCACGGCATGCTAATTCTTAGCCCGCGCGCAGTTGAGCGCTTGGAAACTTACGTGCCGGCCTGGCCCTTGCCAAAAATATTTCGCATGACCAGCGGCGGTAAACTCAACGAAGGTATTTTCCGCGGCGAAACCATTAACACGCCTTCGATGTTATGTGTTGCCGATTATTTGGATGCCCTGGCTTGGTTGGCATCTATCGGTGGCTTGCCTGCGGCGATAAAGCGCTCGGAAGCTAATCTGCAGGCGATTAGTGACTTCGTGTCGAAAAATAACTGGATTCACTTTTTAGCTGAAGATGAGTTGCTGCGCTCTAATACCAGCGTTTGCTTAACCTTGGACGCCACGCCTGACCAAGTAAAGAAAATGGCGAAGTTGCTAGAGGCAGAGTCAGTTGCCTATGACATTGGCGCCTATCGCGATGCGCCCGCCGGTTTGCGCATTTGGTGTGGCGCCACGGTGGAGTCCAGCGATGTGGCGGCGTTAATGCCCTGGTTGGATTGGGCCTATAAGGAAGTGGTAGGCGCGTAA
- a CDS encoding DUF3014 domain-containing protein, producing the protein MNKRSGVLLVIGCVLLLVIAFLMLREPAPEVVVVEAPVEVAAPVQREVEPEPEVSVPVKAEQELDLIGPAMSIAVSHPMIIDIVQSLSPSLVQWLVSEELLRKWVILIDQIAEGQISNKFLPVQYEMPPFAVVGTPQLATGDPKNYDRANKLVKAFVAIEPEVLVAYYRLWQPLLDEAYAELGKKGTFDERVVQAIRQLQSVPAMPEAGELAAKPVMYKFIDPTMEKAPSLHKWMWRLGPKNQAEIKGYLTRVKLAMYKQS; encoded by the coding sequence ATGAATAAACGTTCAGGAGTTTTGTTAGTCATCGGTTGTGTCTTACTGTTGGTCATTGCTTTTCTCATGTTGCGCGAGCCGGCGCCCGAGGTAGTGGTGGTCGAGGCGCCCGTGGAGGTTGCAGCACCCGTGCAGCGGGAAGTTGAGCCCGAGCCAGAAGTGTCTGTGCCGGTAAAAGCGGAACAAGAACTGGATTTAATCGGCCCGGCTATGTCAATTGCAGTTAGTCATCCAATGATTATTGACATAGTGCAGTCCTTGTCTCCCAGCCTGGTTCAGTGGTTGGTGAGTGAGGAGTTGTTGCGTAAGTGGGTCATTCTTATTGATCAAATTGCCGAGGGACAAATTTCCAATAAATTTTTGCCGGTGCAGTATGAAATGCCTCCGTTTGCAGTTGTTGGCACGCCGCAATTGGCCACTGGCGATCCTAAAAACTATGATCGTGCCAATAAGCTTGTCAAGGCGTTCGTCGCGATTGAGCCGGAAGTGCTGGTTGCCTATTATCGTTTGTGGCAGCCGCTGCTCGATGAAGCTTATGCAGAGTTAGGCAAAAAAGGCACCTTTGATGAGCGCGTTGTGCAGGCAATTCGTCAGTTGCAATCTGTACCCGCCATGCCCGAAGCCGGCGAATTGGCCGCAAAACCTGTGATGTATAAGTTTATTGACCCGACCATGGAAAAGGCGCCTTCACTGCACAAGTGGATGTGGCGATTGGGGCCAAAAAATCAAGCCGAGATTAAGGGCTATTTAACCCGCGTTAAACTGGCGATGTACAAGCAGTCCTAG
- a CDS encoding Dyp-type peroxidase: MKSQLGINSPLPACAKYCFFRLLGDSKDVARRLNTIVDDNVVIGLGLSLLKHLGLMVPGMKSAPDFSWQGLDIPQTPSALCVWVRGSDAGIVALRTRKIVQQLAGIFELVDDLDGFLHREGRDVTGYEDGTENPSGEAAHKSAFVPAGAFAESSFMAVQCWLHDMEAFEALPLAARNHIIGRDLESNEELEDAPARAHVKRTEQESFSPPQFVLRKSMAWQGRAKMGLMFVAFGASFDAFEAQMYRMTGSVDGIRDALFDFSRPLTSAYYWCPAVDDNQLVLDGKIK; this comes from the coding sequence ATGAAGTCTCAGCTGGGCATAAATAGCCCATTGCCAGCTTGCGCTAAGTATTGCTTTTTTCGGTTGCTCGGCGATTCGAAGGACGTGGCTCGACGACTCAATACCATTGTCGATGACAATGTGGTTATCGGGCTTGGTTTGAGTTTGCTCAAGCATTTGGGGTTGATGGTTCCGGGTATGAAATCGGCCCCAGACTTTTCTTGGCAAGGGCTCGATATTCCACAAACACCGAGTGCTCTCTGCGTTTGGGTGCGCGGCAGCGACGCCGGTATTGTGGCACTGCGTACGCGCAAAATAGTACAGCAGCTAGCCGGGATATTTGAATTAGTTGACGATCTTGACGGCTTTCTTCACCGCGAGGGACGAGATGTGACGGGCTATGAAGACGGAACAGAAAATCCCAGCGGCGAAGCAGCCCATAAATCGGCATTTGTTCCAGCCGGGGCTTTTGCCGAGTCTAGCTTTATGGCGGTTCAATGCTGGCTACACGACATGGAAGCATTCGAAGCCTTGCCGCTGGCTGCCCGCAACCATATCATCGGCCGCGACCTGGAGAGCAATGAAGAGTTGGAGGATGCGCCTGCGCGCGCTCATGTGAAGCGCACAGAACAGGAAAGCTTTTCGCCGCCTCAGTTCGTGCTGAGGAAGTCCATGGCTTGGCAGGGGCGCGCTAAAATGGGCTTAATGTTTGTCGCCTTTGGTGCCAGCTTTGATGCGTTTGAAGCGCAAATGTACCGTATGACCGGTAGCGTGGATGGCATTCGCGATGCGTTATTTGATTTTTCGCGGCCGTTAACCAGCGCTTACTATTGGTGCCCGGCAGTAGATGACAATCAATTAGTTTTGGATGGAAAGATTAAGTGA